A stretch of Malus sylvestris chromosome 11, drMalSylv7.2, whole genome shotgun sequence DNA encodes these proteins:
- the LOC126589885 gene encoding uncharacterized protein LOC126589885, with protein sequence MAHEEEQTQNTSNGIIGLGSNNIISSRSSSKKTKQKKVPQRGLGVAQLEKIRLEEQQKKAAAAAILSTTPPSSLSSPTKSTSSSCPSSVPIRHFYQPPSSIPFPSLDLPSPNSIFQPPLIPPAHSGVDGRKLMISSGTVPFGMRNSYNNNNINGCGNGNHVPNLWNPCEFNVLDHKESSNPGLDPGLAFRSNLNVPFESNNNNPIRALSNFPTRTHQFHQQHPPQPPPTPPSSPPPSMLNVSTATSTSSVLNFQIEPPSNQSYYSNSAPMWPDEEKMVGMKRPYPFSLENPSVPSINFKFPTFVAPPIRTDEGTSCGNRSPFNFDPAINPNFREGPSWSNSISESNSRSSIKENGSVNGDFLTLAPPSTSWTCPSPKLKLPPSYLAFHNREVPDFESFPYQGNNADDTYYQPGPSIPNPQQAFYSFFPPAKSQNGRAATTLNNNCNGEVGESVDLKLRL encoded by the exons ATGGCTCATGAGGAAGAACAAACCCAAAACACTAGCAATGGAATTATTGGGTTGGGAAGCAATAACATCATCAGTAGCAGATCTTCATCCAAAAAAACAAAGCAGAAAAAAGTGCCACAGAGAGGACTTGGTGTTGCACAGCTTGAGAAAATCAGGCTTGAAGAACAGCAGAAGAAAGCAGCTGCTGCGGCAATTTTGTCCACCACCCCACCATCTTCTCTCTCATCACCAACTAAATCTACTTCATCTTCATGTCCTAGTTCGGTTCCGATCAGGCATTTTTATCAGCCTCCCTCTTCAATCCCATTCCCATCACTGGATCTGCCTTCTCCAAACTCAATTTTCCAGCCGCCGTTGATTCCACCGGCCCACAGCGGCGTTGATGGTAGAAAGCTAATGATCAGCAGTGGCACTGTTCCATTTGGAATGAGAAATAGTTAcaacaataataatattaatggTTGTGGGAATGGGAATCATGTTCCCAACTTGTGGAATCCGTGTGAGTTCAATGTTCTTGATCACAAGGAGAGTTCTAATCCTGGGTTGGATCCTGGATTGGCATTCAGGTCTAATTTGAATGTGCCTTTCGagtccaacaacaacaaccccATTAGGGCTCTCTCCAATTTTCCAACAAGAACAcatcaatttcatcaacagcaccCTCCTCAACCGCCACCAACACCACCATcatctcctcctccttcaaTG TTGAATGTGTCAACAGCAACTTCAACATCATCTGTACTAAATTTTCAGATAGAGCCCCCTTCAAACCAAAGCTATTACAGCAACTCTGCTCCTATGTGGCCGGATGAAGAAAAG ATGGTTGGCATGAAGAGGCCATATCCATTTTCTCTAGAGAACCCATCAGTCCCCTCCATCAACTTCAAGTTCCCTACCTTTGTTGCTCCACCTATAAGAACAGACGAAGGAACTTCATGTGGGAACAGGTCCCCCTTCAATTTTGATCCAGCAATCAACCCAAATTTCAG AGAAGGCCCTTCATGGTCAAATTCAATTTCAGAGTCAAATTCGAGAAGCAGCATCAAAGAAAATGGGAGTGTCAATGGAGATTTTCTCACCCTAGCCCCTCCTTCAACTAGTTGGACATGTCCCAGCCCAAAACTCAAACTCCCTCCATCTTATCTTGCGTTTCATAACCGCGAAGTTCCGGATTTCGAATCATTCCCCTATCAA GGGAATAACGCAGATGACACATATTACCAGCCAGGACCAAGTATTCCAAATCCACAACAAGCTTTCTACAGCTTCTTCCCACCAGCAAAGTCACAAAATGGTAGGGCAGCAACCACTCTAAACAACAATTGTAATGGTGAAGTAGGAGAAAGTGTTGATCTCAAATTGAGGTTATAA